A single genomic interval of Halomonas sp. GT harbors:
- the parC gene encoding DNA topoisomerase IV subunit A, translating to MIDMDIQVAEGDVERLSLRDYTEKAYLDYSMYVILDRALPNIGDGMKPVQRRIIYAMRELALHANAKYKKSARTVGDVLGKFHPHGDSACYEAMVLMAQSFSYRYPLVDGQGNWGSPDDPKSFAAMRYTEAKLSKFAEVLLSELGQGNVDWTPNFDGTMQEPVVLPARLPHVLLNGGTGIAVGMATDIPPHNVSEVVEATCHLLRNPEATTVDLMEFVPAPDFPTDAEIITPKEDLRKLYETGRGSVKLRARYVREEANIVITAVPYQVSGAKVLEQIAAQMQAKKLPMVADLRDESTHEEPTRLVIEPRSNRVDVESLMAHLFATTDLEKNVRVNMNVIGLDGRPRVMPLPDMLGEWLRFRRATVRRRLEHRLSKVEDRLHILEGLLTAYLDLDEVIRIIREEDEPKSALIAAFDLSERQAEAILELRLRHLAKLEEMKIRGEQDELEKERKSLQGLLGSEAKLTTLIEKEIRAAGKEHGDARRSPLVERSEAKALSEVELLGADPITVVLSEKGWIRAAKGHDIDPEGLSYKAGDSFQLAARGKTNQPLVLLDDTGRAYTLAAHNLPSARGQGEPVTGRVNVSAGARMAGLMLAPPTKRYVLASDGGYGFVAQLEALTGKNKAGKAVLSVPKGCSVMAPMEVPEGEGHWVASVSNEGRLLLFPLDQLPEMAKGKGNKMLDIPGPRAARREEFVRDMAVVAEGGELIIHAGKRKLTLKADDLAYYRGERGRRGSKLPRGFQKVDCLEAGE from the coding sequence ATGATCGACATGGATATTCAGGTAGCAGAGGGTGACGTCGAACGGCTGTCCCTGCGCGATTACACCGAAAAAGCGTACCTCGACTACTCGATGTACGTCATTTTAGACCGCGCCTTACCCAATATTGGCGATGGGATGAAACCTGTGCAGCGGCGCATTATTTATGCCATGCGTGAATTGGCGCTGCATGCTAATGCCAAATACAAAAAGTCGGCACGTACCGTCGGTGATGTACTGGGTAAGTTTCACCCCCATGGCGATAGCGCTTGCTATGAAGCAATGGTGCTAATGGCCCAGTCGTTTAGCTATCGCTATCCGCTAGTAGACGGGCAAGGCAACTGGGGTAGCCCTGATGACCCTAAATCCTTTGCTGCCATGCGCTACACAGAAGCCAAGCTTTCTAAGTTTGCTGAAGTGCTGCTCAGCGAGTTAGGCCAGGGCAACGTGGACTGGACTCCCAACTTCGATGGCACGATGCAAGAGCCGGTAGTGCTTCCAGCGCGTTTGCCGCATGTGTTACTTAACGGCGGTACAGGCATCGCGGTCGGAATGGCAACCGATATACCGCCTCACAACGTGTCTGAGGTGGTAGAGGCGACCTGTCATCTGTTGCGGAACCCGGAAGCGACCACTGTCGATCTGATGGAATTTGTACCCGCGCCCGATTTTCCCACCGATGCCGAAATCATCACGCCGAAAGAAGACCTACGTAAGCTCTACGAAACAGGCCGTGGTTCGGTCAAACTGCGCGCTCGCTATGTGCGTGAAGAGGCTAATATCGTGATTACCGCTGTGCCTTATCAGGTCAGCGGTGCCAAAGTGTTGGAGCAGATCGCTGCGCAAATGCAGGCCAAAAAGCTGCCGATGGTAGCCGACCTGCGTGATGAGTCTACCCATGAAGAGCCTACTCGCCTAGTAATTGAGCCACGTTCTAACCGTGTGGATGTTGAATCGTTGATGGCACACCTGTTCGCCACCACGGATTTAGAAAAGAATGTGCGGGTGAACATGAACGTGATTGGCCTGGATGGCCGCCCCCGCGTGATGCCGCTACCCGATATGCTGGGCGAGTGGCTGCGTTTTCGGCGAGCGACAGTACGCCGTCGTTTAGAACATCGTCTAAGTAAAGTCGAAGACCGTCTGCATATTCTAGAAGGCTTACTAACGGCTTACCTCGATCTTGATGAAGTGATCCGTATTATTCGTGAAGAGGATGAGCCTAAATCAGCGTTGATCGCTGCTTTTGATCTTTCTGAGCGGCAGGCAGAGGCGATCCTAGAGCTGCGATTGCGCCATCTTGCCAAGCTAGAAGAGATGAAAATTCGCGGCGAGCAAGATGAGCTTGAGAAAGAGCGCAAGTCGCTGCAAGGCTTGCTAGGTAGTGAAGCCAAGCTAACCACGTTAATTGAAAAGGAGATTCGCGCGGCGGGTAAAGAGCATGGTGATGCGCGTCGTTCGCCGCTGGTTGAGCGTAGTGAAGCAAAAGCGCTCTCTGAAGTTGAGTTGTTAGGTGCTGATCCGATTACCGTCGTGTTGTCGGAAAAAGGCTGGATTCGTGCGGCGAAAGGCCATGATATCGATCCGGAAGGGCTCTCCTACAAGGCCGGTGACAGTTTCCAACTGGCGGCTCGTGGTAAAACCAATCAACCGCTGGTGTTGTTAGACGATACTGGCCGCGCTTATACCCTAGCGGCGCATAACCTGCCTAGTGCCCGAGGCCAGGGTGAACCCGTTACCGGCCGTGTTAACGTGTCGGCAGGTGCGCGCATGGCAGGGCTAATGCTGGCGCCGCCCACCAAGCGATACGTGTTGGCCAGTGATGGTGGTTATGGTTTTGTCGCGCAGCTCGAGGCCCTGACAGGCAAAAATAAAGCCGGTAAAGCGGTACTGAGTGTTCCTAAAGGGTGCAGCGTCATGGCCCCCATGGAAGTGCCGGAAGGCGAAGGCCATTGGGTAGCATCGGTTTCCAATGAAGGCAGGCTGCTGCTGTTCCCGTTAGACCAACTGCCTGAAATGGCCAAAGGGAAAGGCAACAAAATGCTCGATATTCCTGGCCCGCGTGCGGCTCGACGTGAGGAGTTTGTACGTGATATGGCCGTTGTGGCAGAGGGTGGTGAACTCATTATCCATGCTGGTAAGCGTAAGCTAACCCTGAAAGCCGACGATCTCGCGTATTATCGTGGTGAACGCGGTAGACGAGGCAGCAAACTGCCCCGTGGTTTCCAAAAAGTAGATTGTTTAGAGGCAGGGGAGTAA
- a CDS encoding methyl-accepting chemotaxis protein — MFNTISRQLTLSAVVLTLLMAVSIYGVMAWRGQPLVIDASQSLIERTGGSIVNALNGQLARVEGNTSSLAALAESLPQDEAIYQQALPNVVDDNGNMTIAGGGIWPEPGAFSPGVERFSFFWARNAQGALEFLDDYNASTIAPYHDEAWYSSARDATPGQCVWSAAYRDPATGVAMVTCSVPYYIDGAFSGVATIDMQLGGVAEFLAENGGSTGGYAFVLDNERNVIDLPGVEQASDEMKGLADVVRDMPWLQPVVTAITAGREQASIESAGVLAEPAEVRLFDMPRTGWTLGLVTPSEQVTALARTLTRDLLLFIVPLLALLLGLGWWGGRILPAQIRSTTRQIDQLGQDNSSRELTIYREDEIGELRRAVNRYSEKLQRLFGDVRSVADAIASESTEIAAGNTELSSRTEQQAASLQETSSTMEEMAATVKRNADNAQEADLRAKESADKVKRGGQQVSRLAQSMEAINESSVEVASIVQVIENIAFQTNILALNASVEAARAGEHGRGFAVVASEVRELASRSAASARNINGLIKTTSEQIATGSGYAQEAESAMKEIVVAIEEVTARISEISQASSEQTNGIDEINRAVTQMDTVTQQNAGLVSQAAGAANELSLQAQRLKGLLDEFHGGAQAVSQAPALSGASHERYQLT, encoded by the coding sequence TTGTTCAACACAATCTCTCGGCAGTTAACGTTGTCTGCAGTGGTGTTAACACTACTAATGGCTGTCAGTATTTACGGCGTGATGGCATGGCGTGGCCAGCCGCTGGTGATCGATGCAAGTCAGTCACTGATCGAGCGTACGGGCGGCTCTATCGTGAATGCGCTGAATGGCCAGCTGGCTCGCGTCGAGGGGAATACCTCGAGCTTAGCGGCGTTAGCCGAGTCGCTTCCTCAAGATGAAGCGATTTACCAACAAGCACTGCCCAATGTGGTCGATGATAACGGCAATATGACAATTGCCGGAGGCGGTATTTGGCCTGAGCCAGGCGCATTTTCGCCAGGTGTCGAGCGCTTCAGTTTTTTCTGGGCACGTAATGCTCAGGGAGCGTTGGAGTTTCTGGATGATTATAACGCAAGCACTATTGCGCCATACCACGACGAAGCATGGTATAGCAGTGCTCGCGATGCGACGCCAGGGCAGTGCGTTTGGTCTGCCGCGTACCGCGACCCAGCGACAGGGGTTGCCATGGTGACCTGTAGTGTTCCGTATTATATCGATGGCGCTTTTTCAGGTGTAGCCACCATTGATATGCAGCTAGGCGGTGTGGCTGAGTTTCTTGCGGAAAATGGCGGTAGTACTGGCGGTTACGCCTTTGTGCTGGATAATGAGCGCAATGTCATTGATCTGCCTGGAGTAGAGCAAGCCTCTGATGAGATGAAAGGTTTAGCTGACGTTGTCCGTGATATGCCTTGGCTTCAACCTGTTGTTACGGCGATAACTGCTGGCCGGGAACAAGCGAGCATCGAAAGCGCAGGCGTGTTAGCAGAGCCTGCTGAGGTACGCTTGTTTGACATGCCGCGTACGGGGTGGACGCTTGGGCTAGTAACGCCTAGCGAGCAAGTCACAGCTTTGGCGCGCACGTTAACACGTGACCTGCTGCTATTTATCGTTCCCTTGCTGGCACTCTTGCTGGGACTTGGCTGGTGGGGTGGCCGTATTTTGCCAGCGCAAATACGCAGTACTACGCGTCAAATCGATCAGCTGGGTCAGGATAACTCGAGTCGAGAGCTAACGATCTATCGTGAAGATGAGATTGGCGAGCTGCGTCGTGCTGTTAATCGATATTCGGAGAAACTGCAGCGGCTATTTGGTGATGTGCGGAGTGTGGCCGATGCCATCGCCAGCGAATCCACCGAAATAGCGGCAGGCAATACGGAGCTTTCTAGCCGAACAGAACAACAGGCGGCTTCTCTTCAGGAAACGTCATCAACGATGGAAGAGATGGCGGCTACGGTGAAGCGAAACGCTGACAACGCTCAAGAGGCCGACCTGCGGGCAAAAGAATCAGCGGATAAAGTAAAGCGTGGCGGCCAACAGGTATCGAGGCTGGCGCAATCTATGGAAGCGATCAACGAAAGCTCTGTTGAAGTCGCTTCAATTGTTCAAGTAATCGAAAATATTGCTTTTCAAACCAACATACTAGCGCTGAATGCCTCGGTAGAAGCAGCGCGTGCGGGTGAGCACGGGAGAGGTTTTGCGGTTGTTGCCAGTGAAGTACGTGAGCTTGCCTCGCGCAGTGCTGCATCGGCTAGAAATATTAATGGGCTGATTAAAACCACGTCTGAGCAGATCGCGACGGGCAGCGGTTATGCTCAAGAGGCTGAATCCGCTATGAAAGAGATTGTAGTCGCCATTGAGGAAGTAACAGCACGTATTAGTGAAATCAGCCAAGCTTCGAGCGAACAAACCAACGGCATTGACGAGATTAACCGTGCGGTAACGCAGATGGATACGGTGACCCAGCAGAATGCGGGCTTAGTTAGCCAGGCCGCAGGGGCTGCTAATGAACTTTCGTTACAGGCCCAGCGTTTAAAAGGCTTGCTAGATGAGTTTCACGGCGGTGCGCAGGCGGTATCGCAGGCTCCTGCACTGTCGGGTGCGTCGCATGAAAGGTATCAATTAACATAG